A region of Myxococcus stipitatus DSM 14675 DNA encodes the following proteins:
- a CDS encoding M16 family metallopeptidase, giving the protein MFYQSNAGLPPGHRRLTALVVLLASLLGACTTLPQRGQVVMRDVSFPLRDFRMPSGLRVVVEQDARAPMVAMVAVVGTGGASDPAGQEGMAHLVEHLAFRSRHVGSASVWSRMEELGAGHVNAITSLDYTAYQTVAPKESLAALVRLEGQRLSAPLAGVTPEVFAVERDVVRNELRESSEAAFTKEDSTVMSAAAQSSEQSYWRPVNGTHASLSAITLAEAQRFARRHYRPDNTTIVIAGDLDLEDVEAVLLDNLPPEWMVPGAPLALSPRLPDVSKPAYVPQAASLMLMEHEATVNFPELIISWVLPRSFDEASAMHDFVRMSMERSMWGAQRADPDIASVSTRLVSGTRASMLVVRVALFQGDYPRRTAERVLDRVYSTWAQFVHPKGVLGRESEFQTLRRGVVTGMVLESEDLLARTTRRAELTHFMLDARAYSRMQKALLSLDGGKLTDFAYQWLQRASAHTVLVRPGGQGSMTVAVPAAALPELSSELPSGRITPSMLSALSSPVRTLKLDNGMEVLLVPRPGLPVVRVGAALAGGATYGTKPGVAEMARLGAYRESSFAGDESHWGLHSWNDMRRDHQRFEMAGTSGNIGNILAVLAEQLSSTRTSLASVIYLQEQVVPWLKVLDAEPRERATRELMRALYGDHVYGYVVKGEELEKVSDSEARAWIREVYRPANTVVVIAGEFDARAVEPLVHELLGGWRHGPPTAVKVPAAPPLPAPGPLSPLSITRPGASQSRLQVACRLPTATPEAEARYALMAELLSMRTFDQVRSRQGASYGFSSRAWVGRGGASHLLVEGVVDSQLLVQSAKEVQAAFTSLAERVDPAELERARARRLAKQAVDFISSAQWVEALLVARVRGFTPESLARRPAYLQAVTADALKEEFRGCLQRWVVGVVADEGQARATLRALSVE; this is encoded by the coding sequence ATGTTCTATCAGTCAAATGCTGGGCTTCCTCCGGGGCACCGGAGGTTGACGGCCCTGGTTGTCCTCCTCGCCTCCTTGCTGGGGGCGTGCACCACCCTGCCTCAGCGAGGGCAGGTGGTGATGCGCGACGTCTCCTTCCCCCTGCGCGACTTCCGCATGCCCTCGGGGCTGCGCGTGGTGGTGGAGCAGGACGCGCGCGCGCCGATGGTGGCGATGGTCGCCGTGGTGGGCACGGGCGGCGCCAGCGACCCGGCGGGGCAGGAGGGGATGGCGCACCTGGTGGAGCACCTGGCCTTCCGCTCGCGTCATGTCGGAAGCGCGTCGGTGTGGTCGCGCATGGAGGAACTGGGCGCCGGCCACGTCAACGCCATCACCAGCCTGGACTACACGGCCTACCAGACGGTGGCGCCCAAGGAGTCGCTGGCCGCGCTGGTGCGGCTGGAGGGGCAGCGCCTGTCGGCCCCGCTCGCGGGGGTCACGCCGGAGGTCTTCGCGGTGGAGCGCGACGTCGTCCGCAACGAGCTGCGCGAGAGCAGCGAGGCGGCCTTCACGAAGGAGGACTCCACCGTGATGAGCGCGGCGGCCCAGTCCTCGGAGCAGTCGTACTGGCGGCCCGTCAACGGCACCCATGCGTCCCTGTCGGCCATCACCCTCGCGGAGGCCCAGCGCTTCGCGCGGCGTCACTACCGGCCGGACAACACCACCATCGTCATCGCGGGAGACCTGGACCTGGAGGACGTGGAGGCGGTGCTGCTGGACAACCTCCCCCCGGAGTGGATGGTGCCGGGCGCGCCCCTGGCGCTGTCGCCGCGCCTGCCCGACGTGTCGAAGCCCGCGTACGTGCCCCAAGCCGCTTCCCTCATGCTCATGGAGCACGAGGCCACGGTGAACTTCCCGGAGCTCATCATCTCCTGGGTGCTGCCCCGCTCGTTCGACGAGGCCAGCGCCATGCATGACTTCGTGCGGATGAGCATGGAGCGGAGCATGTGGGGCGCGCAGCGCGCGGACCCGGACATCGCGTCGGTGTCCACCCGGCTGGTGTCGGGGACACGGGCGTCGATGCTGGTGGTCCGCGTGGCGCTGTTCCAGGGCGACTACCCTCGGCGCACGGCGGAGCGGGTGCTGGACCGCGTCTATTCGACCTGGGCCCAGTTCGTTCACCCCAAGGGCGTGTTGGGGCGGGAGTCCGAGTTCCAGACCCTGCGGCGCGGCGTCGTGACGGGCATGGTGCTGGAGTCCGAGGACCTCCTGGCGCGCACCACCCGGCGCGCGGAGCTGACGCACTTCATGCTGGATGCCCGCGCCTACTCGCGCATGCAGAAGGCGCTGCTGTCCCTGGATGGCGGCAAGCTGACGGACTTCGCCTACCAATGGCTCCAGCGCGCGAGCGCGCACACCGTCCTGGTCCGGCCGGGAGGACAGGGGAGCATGACGGTGGCGGTGCCCGCGGCGGCGCTGCCGGAGCTCTCCTCCGAGCTGCCCTCGGGGCGCATCACCCCGTCGATGCTGTCGGCCCTGTCCTCGCCCGTGCGGACGCTGAAGCTCGACAACGGGATGGAGGTGCTGCTGGTGCCCAGGCCGGGCCTCCCGGTGGTGCGGGTGGGGGCGGCGCTGGCCGGCGGCGCCACGTATGGCACGAAGCCGGGCGTGGCGGAGATGGCCCGCCTGGGAGCGTACCGCGAGTCGTCGTTCGCGGGAGACGAGAGCCACTGGGGACTGCATTCCTGGAACGACATGCGTCGCGACCATCAGCGCTTCGAGATGGCGGGGACGTCGGGCAACATCGGCAACATCCTGGCGGTGCTGGCCGAGCAGCTCTCCTCCACGCGCACCTCCCTCGCGTCGGTGATCTACCTCCAGGAGCAGGTGGTGCCGTGGCTCAAGGTGCTGGACGCGGAGCCGCGGGAGCGCGCGACGCGCGAGCTGATGCGGGCCCTCTACGGGGACCACGTCTACGGCTACGTCGTGAAGGGCGAGGAGCTGGAGAAGGTGTCGGACAGCGAGGCCCGCGCGTGGATTCGCGAGGTGTACCGCCCGGCCAACACCGTGGTGGTCATCGCCGGCGAGTTCGACGCGCGGGCGGTGGAGCCGCTGGTGCATGAGCTGCTGGGGGGCTGGAGGCACGGCCCTCCGACGGCGGTGAAGGTGCCCGCCGCTCCGCCGCTGCCCGCACCGGGTCCGCTCTCTCCGCTGTCCATCACCCGCCCCGGCGCCAGCCAGAGCCGCCTCCAGGTCGCGTGCCGCCTGCCCACGGCCACGCCCGAGGCGGAGGCCCGGTATGCGTTGATGGCGGAGCTGCTGTCGATGCGGACGTTCGACCAGGTGCGCTCGAGGCAGGGCGCCTCGTATGGCTTCAGCTCGCGTGCGTGGGTGGGCCGGGGTGGCGCCTCCCACCTGTTGGTGGAGGGCGTGGTGGACTCCCAGCTCCTGGTGCAGAGCGCCAAGGAGGTGCAGGCCGCGTTCACCAGCCTGGCCGAGCGGGTGGACCCGGCGGAGCTGGAGCGGGCCCGCGCGCGGCGGCTGGCGAAGCAGGCGGTGGACTTCATCTCCTCGGCCCAGTGGGTGGAGGCGCTCCTGGTGGCGCGTGTGCGAGGCTTCACACCCGAGTCGCTGGCCCGGCGCCCGGCGTATCTCCAGGCGGTGACGGCGGATGCGCTAAAAGAAGAGTTCAGGGGTTGTCTGCAGCGGTGGGTGGTGGGCGTGGTCGCTGACGAAGGCCAGGCGCGTGCGACGCTCCGGGCCCTCTCGGTGGAGTAG
- a CDS encoding GMC family oxidoreductase: protein MMGRIWTGDEVTEDTTLTCDVCVVGSGAGGGVLGLELAKRGLDVVMLEEGGYHTRRDFDLDEAKAYSTFYQEGGNRATDDLAISIFQGRTVGGGTTINWCACFRTPPEILERWRDVHGVKGLDTAALTPHWDWLEERLSIRDWPIERANRNNRILWDGLGALGYSRGTVKRNVRACAALGTCGVGCPTDAKQSTLVTLIPEAVEQGMRLYANASVRQLSTQGIRVTAVHADVLDPATSRPTGKKLTVNAKVTAVCGGAINSPGLLLRSKLTGRGNVGKRLFLHPVVISQARFRERVEAYSGAPLTVYSRQFIDRGPGKLGWLLEVPPLMPLQSAVALSGFGAEHQEHMASLPHANALLSICLDGVHPGDEGGTVALRDASEYTRFKVRYPLRDFHWEGFREALKVSARIQFAAGAEQVMSPHSRPVVMRGEKDIALLDRAPYSPLECSVVSAHQMGGCAMGGSPETSVVDSTLRYWDLDNLFVVDGSVFPTALGVNPMETILGVARWGSQHVAAAVGSTA from the coding sequence ATGATGGGCCGCATCTGGACCGGGGATGAAGTGACCGAGGACACGACGCTCACGTGCGACGTGTGCGTGGTGGGCAGCGGCGCGGGCGGCGGCGTGCTGGGCCTGGAGCTGGCGAAGCGCGGCCTGGACGTGGTGATGCTGGAGGAGGGCGGCTACCACACGCGGCGCGACTTCGACCTGGACGAGGCCAAGGCCTACTCGACCTTCTACCAGGAGGGCGGCAACCGGGCGACGGACGACCTGGCCATCAGCATCTTCCAGGGGCGCACCGTGGGCGGCGGCACCACCATCAACTGGTGCGCCTGCTTCCGCACGCCGCCGGAGATTCTCGAGCGCTGGCGCGACGTGCACGGCGTGAAGGGCCTGGACACCGCCGCGCTCACGCCGCACTGGGACTGGCTGGAGGAGCGGCTGAGCATCCGCGACTGGCCCATCGAGCGGGCCAACCGCAACAACCGGATTCTCTGGGACGGCCTGGGCGCGCTGGGCTACAGCCGGGGCACGGTGAAGCGCAACGTGCGCGCGTGCGCGGCCCTGGGAACGTGCGGTGTGGGCTGCCCCACGGATGCCAAGCAGTCCACGCTGGTGACGCTCATCCCGGAGGCGGTGGAGCAGGGCATGCGCCTGTATGCCAACGCCAGCGTCCGCCAGTTGTCGACGCAAGGGATTCGGGTGACGGCCGTGCACGCGGACGTGCTGGACCCCGCGACGAGCCGGCCCACCGGCAAGAAGCTCACCGTGAACGCGAAGGTGACGGCGGTGTGCGGCGGGGCCATCAACTCGCCGGGGCTCCTCCTGCGCAGCAAGCTGACCGGGCGCGGCAACGTGGGCAAGCGCCTGTTCCTGCACCCGGTGGTCATCTCCCAGGCGCGCTTTCGCGAGCGCGTGGAGGCGTACTCGGGCGCGCCGCTCACGGTGTACTCACGGCAGTTCATCGACCGGGGACCGGGCAAGCTGGGGTGGCTGTTGGAGGTGCCTCCGCTGATGCCGCTCCAGAGCGCGGTGGCGCTCAGCGGCTTCGGCGCGGAGCACCAGGAGCACATGGCCTCGCTGCCACACGCCAACGCGCTGCTCTCCATCTGCCTGGACGGCGTGCACCCAGGGGACGAGGGCGGCACCGTGGCGCTGAGGGACGCCAGCGAGTACACCCGCTTCAAGGTCCGCTACCCCCTCCGGGACTTCCACTGGGAGGGCTTCCGCGAGGCGCTCAAGGTGTCCGCGCGCATCCAGTTCGCCGCGGGCGCGGAGCAGGTGATGAGCCCTCACTCCCGCCCGGTGGTGATGCGCGGCGAGAAGGACATCGCGCTGCTCGACCGGGCGCCCTACTCACCGCTCGAGTGTTCGGTCGTGAGCGCCCACCAGATGGGCGGCTGCGCGATGGGCGGCAGCCCGGAGACGAGCGTGGTGGACAGCACGCTGCGCTACTGGGACCTGGACAACCTCTTCGTCGTGGACGGCTCGGTGTTCCCCACCGCCCTGGGCGTCAACCCCATGGAGACCATCCTGGGTGTGGCGCGCTGGGGCAGTCAGCACGTGGCCGCCGCCGTGGGAAGCACGGCCTGA
- a CDS encoding gluconate 2-dehydrogenase subunit 3 family protein — MSLSRRTVLKQGMFASALLALGGSSFLALREGLSLPIPEEGLQVFGPAEYATFQALARRAFPAREGFPSADTVRVAFLADRLLARGDPSIAREVRQVLGLFDNALAGLLFSGHVTPFSRLPPAAQDAVLEGWRSSRLVFRRTAHQALRALAHAAYYSHPDAVRATGFIAPEGFHDANAPVWRGSADGAFAGSGGTSR; from the coding sequence ATGTCGCTGTCGCGCCGCACGGTGCTCAAGCAGGGGATGTTCGCCAGCGCGCTGCTGGCATTGGGAGGCAGCTCGTTCCTGGCGCTTCGGGAGGGACTGTCCCTCCCGATTCCGGAAGAGGGCCTCCAGGTCTTCGGGCCCGCGGAGTACGCCACGTTCCAGGCGCTGGCCCGCCGCGCGTTCCCCGCGCGCGAGGGCTTCCCGAGCGCGGACACGGTGCGAGTCGCCTTCCTCGCCGACAGGCTGCTCGCGCGAGGAGACCCGTCCATCGCGCGGGAGGTCCGCCAGGTGCTGGGCCTCTTCGACAATGCCTTGGCGGGGCTGCTCTTCTCCGGACACGTGACGCCCTTCTCGCGCCTGCCACCAGCGGCGCAGGACGCGGTGCTGGAGGGATGGCGCTCGTCGCGGCTGGTGTTCCGGCGCACGGCGCACCAGGCGCTGCGCGCGCTGGCCCACGCGGCCTACTACTCGCATCCGGACGCGGTCCGTGCCACTGGCTTCATCGCGCCCGAGGGCTTCCACGACGCGAATGCACCCGTCTGGCGCGGGTCCGCGGATGGCGCCTTCGCGGGCAGCGGAGGGACGTCGCGATGA
- a CDS encoding M16 family metallopeptidase, whose amino-acid sequence MPQRGQVVMRDVAFPLRDFRMPSGLRVVVEQDSRAPMVAMVAVVGTGGTGDPVGKEGLAHVVEHLVFRSRHAGSASVWTRMEDAGAGYFNAFTSLDHTVYQTVGPKESLSALVKMEGQRLSSPLAGVTPEVFAVEREVVRNELRQRNETGFVGQVFSWMNAASFPPDHPYARPVVGTHGSLTAMSLVDAQRFARHHYRPDNITLVIAGDVDLAAVEGVLLDNLPPEWVGTGAPLALEPRLPNLPEPSPGPVAKKLVEHEAAVGSPELYLTWVLPRSFDEASAIHDFVQVNLNRSLNGALFEDTDVAGATTMIVPGTRASMLVVRVALTQGNHPEKSAQKVLDRIFETWAQVIHPGDVLGREFDFQAMRRNVVTGMVLEAEGLLARTTRRAELTHFMMDVRGYTRSQKALMTIDGGKVTDFAYKWLQRERARVILVRPGSNDGAAVAAPVALADEVLTEKPSGRVTPSMLTATSSPVRVLKLDNGMEVLLVPRPGLPVVRVGAVLGGGSTFGVKPGVSEMVRFGAFRQSWFAGHGSHWGLHVWSGMRKDHQRFEVAGTSGNVGNMLALLAEQLSTTGTVERVVMYLQEQVVPWRKVLDQHPEMRAERELMRALYGSHVYGYVPTGEQMEKVSQGDMADWIDQVYRPANTVVVVSGEFDPQVVEPLVREHLGGWENGPVTALTPPPAPPLPALSSRATTVSVSRPGASQGHLQVACRLPTATPELEARYALMAELLSTRTFDQVRSKQGASYGFSARSWLGRGGAAHLIVEGMVDSPRLAETTRGIQTAFTTLSQKLEPAEVERARARLLARQAVSLISSEAWVEALLEARVRGFSPESLAQRPAHLQAVTAEALKEEFSGCMKRWVVGVVADESQTRATFQALSAP is encoded by the coding sequence TTGCCGCAGCGCGGGCAGGTGGTGATGCGCGATGTGGCCTTCCCCTTGAGGGATTTCCGCATGCCCTCGGGCTTGCGCGTGGTGGTGGAGCAGGATTCCCGCGCGCCGATGGTGGCGATGGTCGCCGTGGTGGGCACGGGCGGCACCGGGGACCCGGTGGGCAAGGAGGGCCTGGCGCACGTGGTGGAGCACCTGGTCTTCCGCTCGCGTCATGCGGGCAGCGCCTCCGTGTGGACGCGCATGGAGGACGCGGGGGCGGGCTACTTCAACGCCTTCACCAGCCTGGACCACACCGTCTACCAGACGGTGGGCCCCAAGGAGTCCCTGTCCGCGCTGGTGAAGATGGAGGGCCAGCGCCTGTCGTCTCCGCTCGCGGGTGTCACCCCGGAGGTCTTCGCGGTGGAGCGCGAGGTGGTCCGCAACGAGCTGCGCCAGCGCAACGAGACGGGCTTCGTGGGACAGGTCTTCAGCTGGATGAACGCGGCCTCGTTCCCCCCGGACCACCCGTATGCCCGGCCCGTCGTCGGCACGCATGGCTCGCTGACGGCGATGTCCCTGGTGGATGCCCAGCGCTTCGCGCGCCACCACTACCGGCCGGACAACATCACCCTGGTCATCGCTGGGGATGTGGACCTGGCCGCCGTGGAGGGCGTGTTGCTGGACAACCTGCCGCCCGAGTGGGTGGGCACGGGCGCGCCGCTGGCGTTGGAGCCGCGCCTGCCGAATCTGCCGGAGCCCTCGCCGGGCCCCGTCGCCAAGAAGCTCGTGGAGCACGAGGCCGCCGTGGGCTCTCCCGAGCTCTACCTCACCTGGGTGCTGCCCCGCTCCTTCGACGAGGCCAGCGCCATCCATGACTTCGTGCAGGTGAACCTGAACCGGAGCCTGAACGGCGCGCTGTTCGAGGACACCGACGTCGCGGGGGCCACCACGATGATCGTGCCGGGGACTCGGGCGTCCATGCTGGTGGTCCGCGTGGCGCTGACGCAGGGCAACCACCCCGAGAAGTCCGCGCAGAAGGTGCTGGACCGCATCTTCGAGACCTGGGCGCAGGTCATCCACCCAGGCGATGTGCTGGGGCGCGAGTTCGACTTCCAGGCCATGCGTCGCAACGTGGTGACAGGAATGGTGCTGGAGGCCGAGGGCCTGCTGGCGCGCACCACCCGCCGCGCGGAGTTGACGCACTTCATGATGGATGTGCGGGGGTACACGCGCTCGCAGAAGGCGCTGATGACCATCGACGGCGGCAAGGTGACGGACTTCGCCTACAAGTGGCTCCAGCGCGAGCGCGCGCGCGTCATCCTGGTGCGGCCGGGAAGCAACGACGGCGCGGCGGTGGCGGCTCCCGTCGCCCTGGCCGACGAGGTGCTCACCGAGAAGCCCAGCGGGCGCGTCACCCCGTCGATGCTGACGGCGACGTCCTCGCCGGTGCGCGTGCTGAAGCTGGACAATGGGATGGAGGTGCTGCTGGTGCCCCGGCCGGGCCTGCCGGTGGTGCGCGTGGGCGCGGTGCTGGGCGGGGGTTCGACGTTTGGTGTGAAGCCCGGCGTGTCGGAGATGGTCCGCTTCGGCGCCTTCCGTCAGTCCTGGTTCGCCGGGCACGGGAGCCACTGGGGCCTGCACGTCTGGAGCGGCATGCGGAAGGACCATCAGCGCTTCGAGGTGGCCGGGACGTCCGGCAACGTCGGCAACATGCTGGCGCTGCTGGCCGAGCAGCTCTCCACCACGGGCACCGTGGAGCGCGTGGTGATGTACCTGCAGGAGCAGGTGGTGCCGTGGCGCAAGGTGCTGGACCAGCACCCGGAGATGCGAGCGGAGCGCGAGCTGATGCGGGCCCTCTACGGGAGCCACGTCTACGGGTACGTTCCGACGGGCGAGCAGATGGAGAAGGTGTCGCAGGGGGACATGGCGGACTGGATTGACCAGGTGTACCGCCCGGCCAACACCGTGGTGGTCGTCTCCGGCGAGTTCGACCCGCAGGTGGTGGAGCCGCTGGTGCGTGAGCACCTGGGCGGGTGGGAGAACGGCCCGGTGACGGCGCTGACGCCGCCCCCCGCTCCTCCGCTGCCCGCGCTTTCCTCTCGCGCCACGACGGTGTCCGTCTCCCGCCCCGGCGCGAGCCAGGGCCACCTCCAGGTGGCGTGCCGCCTGCCCACGGCCACGCCGGAGCTGGAGGCGCGGTACGCGCTGATGGCGGAGCTGCTGTCGACGCGGACGTTCGACCAGGTGCGCTCGAAGCAGGGCGCGTCATATGGCTTCAGTGCCCGCTCATGGCTGGGCCGGGGCGGCGCGGCCCACCTCATCGTGGAGGGCATGGTGGACTCGCCGCGCCTGGCGGAGACCACCCGGGGCATCCAGACCGCGTTCACCACCTTGTCCCAGAAGCTGGAGCCGGCGGAGGTGGAGCGGGCCCGCGCGCGGCTGCTCGCGCGGCAGGCCGTGTCGCTCATCTCCTCGGAGGCCTGGGTGGAGGCGCTCCTGGAGGCCCGCGTGCGCGGCTTCTCCCCGGAGTCGCTGGCCCAGCGGCCAGCGCACCTCCAGGCGGTGACGGCGGAGGCGCTGAAGGAAGAGTTCAGCGGGTGCATGAAGCGCTGGGTGGTGGGCGTGGTGGCCGACGAGAGCCAGACGCGCGCGACCTTCCAGGCGCTTTCGGCGCCCTGA
- a CDS encoding spermidine synthase has product MVRFIPWLALLVSAFLSCGASGPRKSLYEKQSPYTLIAVTEDPRGRRYLQFDTSGALQSVVWPGQPLKLPYTRMSMVGLSFVPKPQRILVVGLGGGAMPMFLRAVLPRAHIDVVDIDPDVVSVARRYFGFREDARLKAHVADGRAFIEAERPVYDLVFLDAYGPDSIPEHLGTVEFLASVRARLTARGAVVGNVWEDPPNPLFSSMLRTWRQGFQQLYTFAVPGSGNRIFVGVPYPELQSREVLESRAQTLETRRRVPFDLSAMVAEGYDIVSASEDLAGAVLKDPPREPAPGPVSPAP; this is encoded by the coding sequence ATGGTGCGCTTCATCCCCTGGCTGGCGCTGCTCGTGTCGGCCTTCCTGTCCTGCGGCGCGTCGGGTCCCCGCAAGTCCCTGTACGAGAAGCAATCTCCGTACACCCTCATCGCCGTGACGGAGGACCCGCGGGGCCGGCGCTATCTCCAGTTCGACACCTCCGGCGCGCTCCAGAGCGTGGTGTGGCCGGGGCAGCCGCTGAAGCTGCCCTACACGCGCATGTCCATGGTGGGACTGTCCTTCGTCCCCAAGCCCCAGCGCATCCTGGTGGTGGGGCTGGGCGGTGGGGCCATGCCCATGTTCCTGCGCGCGGTGTTGCCGCGAGCACACATCGACGTGGTGGACATCGACCCGGACGTGGTGTCAGTGGCCCGGCGCTACTTCGGCTTCCGCGAGGACGCGCGCTTGAAGGCCCACGTCGCGGATGGCCGGGCCTTCATCGAGGCGGAGCGTCCCGTGTATGACCTGGTCTTCCTGGACGCGTACGGCCCCGACAGCATCCCCGAGCACCTGGGCACGGTGGAGTTCCTCGCGTCGGTGCGGGCTCGGCTGACGGCGCGCGGCGCGGTGGTGGGCAACGTCTGGGAGGACCCGCCCAATCCCTTGTTCTCCTCCATGCTCCGCACGTGGCGCCAGGGCTTCCAGCAGCTCTACACCTTCGCGGTGCCCGGCAGCGGCAATCGCATCTTCGTGGGCGTGCCGTATCCGGAGCTTCAGTCCCGCGAGGTGCTGGAGTCGCGTGCACAGACGTTGGAGACGCGCCGCCGCGTGCCCTTCGACCTGAGCGCGATGGTGGCGGAGGGCTATGACATCGTCTCCGCGAGCGAGGACCTGGCGGGGGCCGTGTTGAAGGACCCGCCGCGGGAGCCAGCGCCCGGGCCCGTGTCGCCTGCTCCCTGA
- a CDS encoding ATP-binding domain-containing protein produces MTRPPEALSEAAQAVIAEEEALLTRVQTTLEAARRKAGRDQENRGLVAQLQVLRDDAASAAVADLPHLFFQMDQTRALLDRQEISQLPDAQAPYFAHLRLQGEAGPRDYLLGRATFADLGAGVRVIDWRYAPIARVFYSYEEGDAYEEQFGERLAEGTVEVRRLVVIERGVLTRIISGALVLERDAHGAWHEVGREQSALQAGGAGSAARPGKLGTGKGARRLEDAFGVTALLDAEQYEAVSVDPTQPLLVLGSAGSGKTTVALHRLAKIAFDNLEQFPQSRMKLIVPEPGLARLSRRLLAPLGLGRVSVETLDGWLLSTARSAFDLPGIKLSPETPPLVSRFKRHPALRRALLGRIGAPKTPQGTPLERVHRRLADAYLDRSFLEAVVKDARGELPSTAIDETLEHTRLQRSTPLDKELKDITDPERLITVDGKGIEDDTPYALAGTVDLEDLPILMFLKAQHASLGLERLAHVVLDEAEDFSLFELFVVRQLLGKGKSCTLAGDEMQQTEAGFAGWPEALDELGIRDAATCRLQVSYRCPAPVVELARRVLGTQAPAESSQALRAGAPVGFHHFPVEAQAQLFVGEALRDLVSREPHASVGVIASSPESADAVYRVVADQSWARRVKDGEFSFEPGVDVTDVGSVKGLEFDYVILPDVTARAWPADDESRRRLHVAITRTSHQLWVVSSGVRSHLISPEAGAAAPR; encoded by the coding sequence ATGACTCGTCCGCCGGAAGCCCTCTCCGAAGCCGCCCAGGCCGTCATCGCCGAGGAGGAAGCGCTGCTCACGCGCGTCCAGACGACGCTGGAGGCCGCCAGGCGCAAGGCCGGGCGCGACCAGGAGAACCGGGGGCTCGTCGCCCAGCTCCAGGTCCTGCGCGACGACGCGGCGAGCGCCGCCGTGGCCGACCTGCCCCACCTCTTCTTCCAGATGGACCAGACGCGCGCGCTGCTGGACCGGCAGGAGATCTCCCAGCTCCCGGACGCGCAGGCGCCGTACTTCGCGCACCTGCGCCTCCAGGGCGAGGCCGGCCCCCGTGACTACCTGCTCGGCCGCGCCACCTTCGCGGACCTCGGCGCCGGCGTGCGCGTCATCGACTGGCGCTACGCCCCCATCGCCCGCGTCTTCTACTCCTACGAGGAAGGCGACGCGTACGAGGAGCAGTTCGGCGAGCGGCTCGCCGAGGGCACCGTCGAGGTGCGCAGGCTCGTGGTCATCGAGCGCGGCGTGCTGACGCGCATCATCTCCGGAGCCCTGGTGCTGGAGCGCGACGCACACGGCGCCTGGCACGAGGTGGGCCGGGAGCAGAGCGCGCTCCAGGCGGGAGGCGCGGGGAGCGCGGCGCGGCCGGGGAAGCTCGGCACCGGCAAGGGCGCCCGGCGCCTGGAGGATGCGTTCGGGGTCACCGCCCTCCTGGACGCGGAGCAGTACGAGGCCGTGAGCGTGGACCCGACGCAGCCCCTGCTCGTGCTCGGCAGCGCGGGCAGCGGGAAGACGACGGTGGCCCTGCACCGGCTGGCGAAGATTGCCTTCGACAACCTGGAGCAGTTCCCCCAGTCCCGCATGAAGCTCATCGTCCCCGAGCCGGGCCTGGCCCGCTTGTCCCGCCGGCTCCTGGCGCCGCTGGGCCTGGGACGCGTGTCGGTGGAGACGCTGGACGGGTGGCTGCTGTCCACGGCGCGCTCGGCGTTCGACCTGCCCGGCATCAAGCTCAGCCCCGAGACACCGCCGCTCGTCTCGCGCTTCAAGCGCCACCCCGCGCTGCGGCGGGCGCTGCTCGGACGCATCGGCGCACCCAAGACGCCGCAAGGCACCCCGCTGGAGCGCGTGCACCGGCGGCTGGCGGATGCCTACCTGGACCGGAGCTTCCTCGAGGCCGTGGTGAAGGACGCCCGGGGCGAGCTGCCCAGCACCGCCATCGACGAGACGCTGGAGCACACGCGGCTGCAGCGCTCCACGCCGCTGGACAAGGAGCTCAAGGACATCACCGACCCGGAGCGGCTCATCACCGTGGACGGCAAGGGCATCGAAGACGACACGCCCTACGCGCTGGCCGGCACCGTGGACCTGGAGGACCTGCCCATCCTCATGTTCCTCAAGGCGCAGCACGCCTCGCTGGGCCTGGAGCGGCTGGCCCACGTCGTCCTCGATGAAGCCGAGGACTTCTCCCTCTTCGAGCTGTTCGTCGTGCGGCAGCTGCTGGGCAAGGGCAAGAGCTGCACGCTCGCGGGGGATGAGATGCAGCAGACGGAGGCGGGCTTCGCCGGCTGGCCGGAGGCCCTGGACGAGCTGGGCATCCGGGATGCAGCCACCTGCCGGTTGCAGGTGTCATACCGTTGCCCCGCGCCCGTGGTGGAGCTGGCGCGGCGGGTGCTCGGCACCCAGGCCCCCGCCGAGTCCTCCCAGGCGCTCCGCGCGGGCGCGCCCGTCGGCTTCCACCACTTCCCGGTGGAGGCCCAGGCCCAGCTCTTCGTGGGCGAGGCGCTCAGGGACCTCGTCTCGCGCGAGCCGCACGCTTCCGTTGGAGTCATCGCCAGCAGCCCCGAGTCCGCCGACGCCGTCTACCGCGTCGTCGCGGACCAGTCCTGGGCGCGCCGGGTGAAGGACGGCGAGTTCTCCTTCGAGCCCGGCGTGGACGTCACGGACGTGGGCAGCGTGAAGGGCCTGGAGTTCGACTACGTCATCCTCCCGGACGTCACCGCGCGCGCCTGGCCCGCGGATGACGAGTCGCGCCGCCGGCTTCACGTGGCCATCACCCGCACGTCCCACCAGCTCTGGGTGGTGTCCTCCGGCGTGCGCTCGCACCTCATCTCGCCGGAGGCAGGCGCGGCAGCTCCACGGTGA